A portion of the Pseudoalteromonas luteoviolacea genome contains these proteins:
- a CDS encoding YicC/YloC family endoribonuclease, translated as MIHSMTAYARKEVKGDWGTGVWEIRSVNQRYLETFIRAPEQFRALEPVVRERLRKQLQRGKVEVYLKFAANPAHVGQLSINETLAKQILENAKWVQSISGGDINPTEILRWPGVMEAEEVDLDEVNSALLAGFDEVVQDFKAARASEGANLESMITTRLDSILEQVDVVESHMPEVTKWQRDKLTQKLEELQTDIDESRLEQELIYLAQKQDVAEELDRLKSHVKETHKILKKGGACGRRLDFMMQEFNRESNTLASKSINAEITNAAVELKVLIEQMREQIQNIE; from the coding sequence ATGATCCATAGTATGACCGCCTACGCTCGAAAAGAGGTAAAAGGCGATTGGGGCACTGGGGTTTGGGAGATCCGCTCAGTCAATCAACGTTATCTCGAGACATTTATCCGCGCGCCGGAGCAATTCAGGGCATTAGAGCCAGTAGTACGTGAACGCCTTCGCAAGCAACTGCAACGAGGCAAAGTAGAAGTCTATTTAAAATTTGCAGCAAATCCAGCGCATGTTGGTCAGCTGTCTATTAACGAAACCCTAGCCAAACAAATCTTAGAAAACGCTAAGTGGGTGCAATCTATCAGTGGTGGCGACATCAACCCAACAGAGATCCTACGCTGGCCAGGCGTTATGGAAGCTGAAGAAGTCGATTTAGATGAAGTAAACAGTGCATTACTTGCCGGTTTTGACGAAGTCGTACAAGACTTTAAAGCGGCAAGAGCATCTGAAGGTGCAAACCTTGAGAGCATGATCACCACTCGCCTAGACAGTATTCTTGAACAAGTCGACGTTGTTGAAAGCCACATGCCAGAAGTAACTAAATGGCAGCGTGACAAGCTCACACAAAAACTAGAAGAGCTACAAACGGACATCGATGAATCACGCTTAGAGCAAGAGCTGATTTACCTTGCACAAAAGCAAGACGTTGCCGAAGAACTAGACCGCTTAAAATCTCACGTCAAAGAGACGCATAAAATCTTGAAAAAAGGTGGCGCATGCGGCCGTCGTTTAGACTTTATGATGCAAGAGTTTAATCGTGAGTCGAACACACTTGCCTCTAAGTCTATCAATGCTGAGATCACCAATGCCGCGGTAGAACTAAAAGTTCTGATTGAGCAAATGCGTGAGCAGATCCAGAATATTGAATAA
- a CDS encoding ATP-dependent nuclease yields MKLSALLISNFKGIKDEIKILIDNIVVLVGPNNSCKSTILDAYESYVSMGGALSLDYFHGRDPSTPIIITGIFTDVTQDDIDTLGQEWFLQNDPEFGDCAKFQIRWETPEENGAKYSFSSKTMDWKKGGAGGWDTLLQSRLPTPIRLNPNDGYDALEKVVKDLASKNAAQQLKDDKSKVAGIVSEIEKLAKEVDKELAGSIGQLSGKIELELNKLFEGTTVSFETGVGKFKAEDAIKDGSKFFVKTSNHPSSLEHQGTGLKRAFLWSAINALCSEGLFKKGKKLIRGETPKVLLIDEPEINLHPSIIRSARKAIYTLADLAGWQVICTTHSPIFIDLTQDHTTLIKVSNTQQGVYYFQTDKAKFDDNEKDNLKMLNRCCPTVNEFFFYPHAILVEGDTEYLAYQYIIEKTGLEGSYCVINCRGKANIPTFIKIFNQFNANAIAVHDLDTKVRKDGAANGMWTINLNIRELADTTNGRVKTVVHNPDFEGFYLNESPTKDKPYNLFTHLTATDFETSDKYKELRESLNSIINETHTGLYNTVAQLDAMVDKPN; encoded by the coding sequence ATGAAATTATCAGCGCTATTAATCTCAAACTTCAAAGGTATTAAAGATGAGATCAAAATTCTTATCGATAACATAGTTGTTTTAGTCGGCCCGAATAACAGCTGCAAATCAACTATTTTGGATGCTTATGAGTCTTATGTTTCAATGGGAGGAGCGTTGAGTTTGGATTATTTTCATGGCCGTGATCCAAGCACTCCAATTATCATTACAGGGATATTCACCGATGTTACGCAGGACGATATAGATACTTTAGGGCAAGAGTGGTTTTTACAAAATGATCCTGAGTTTGGAGACTGCGCGAAATTTCAGATACGTTGGGAAACACCTGAAGAAAATGGCGCTAAATATAGCTTTAGTAGCAAGACTATGGATTGGAAAAAAGGTGGTGCAGGAGGATGGGATACTTTACTTCAAAGTAGGCTACCGACACCAATCAGGTTAAATCCAAATGATGGTTATGATGCACTCGAAAAAGTAGTGAAAGATCTGGCGTCAAAAAATGCAGCTCAGCAATTAAAAGATGATAAAAGTAAGGTGGCTGGCATTGTTTCTGAAATTGAAAAGTTAGCCAAAGAGGTGGATAAAGAGCTGGCTGGTAGCATAGGCCAACTAAGTGGAAAAATTGAATTAGAGTTGAATAAGCTATTTGAGGGCACAACCGTTAGTTTTGAAACAGGAGTAGGTAAGTTTAAAGCCGAAGATGCGATCAAAGATGGTAGTAAGTTCTTCGTTAAAACAAGCAACCATCCATCCTCTTTAGAACATCAAGGAACAGGGTTGAAGAGAGCATTTTTATGGTCAGCGATAAATGCATTATGTAGTGAAGGCTTGTTTAAAAAAGGAAAAAAATTAATACGAGGTGAAACCCCAAAAGTACTGTTGATTGATGAACCAGAAATTAATTTACACCCGTCTATAATTCGTTCGGCAAGAAAAGCAATATACACTTTAGCTGATTTGGCTGGATGGCAAGTTATATGCACTACGCATTCTCCTATATTTATAGACCTCACACAAGATCATACAACCCTGATCAAGGTTTCAAACACCCAGCAGGGGGTTTACTACTTTCAAACAGACAAAGCCAAGTTTGACGATAATGAAAAAGACAATCTAAAAATGTTAAACCGATGCTGTCCCACAGTTAATGAGTTCTTTTTCTATCCTCATGCAATATTAGTTGAGGGAGATACCGAGTATTTAGCGTATCAATATATAATCGAAAAGACTGGTTTGGAAGGAAGTTACTGTGTTATCAATTGTAGAGGAAAAGCAAATATCCCCACCTTTATCAAGATATTCAACCAATTCAATGCAAACGCAATTGCTGTTCATGATCTTGATACTAAGGTAAGAAAAGACGGCGCCGCAAATGGGATGTGGACAATCAACTTAAATATTCGTGAATTGGCTGATACAACAAATGGTCGCGTTAAAACTGTTGTACATAATCCAGATTTTGAAGGATTCTATCTCAACGAGTCACCTACCAAAGATAAGCCTTACAACCTTTTTACTCATTTAACCGCAACTGATTTTGAGACTAGTGATAAATATAAAGAACTAAGAGAGTCATTAAATTCAATTATTAATGAAACTCATACAGGACTATATAACACTGTGGCTCAACTTGATGCGATGGTGGATAAGCCCAATTGA
- a CDS encoding helix-turn-helix transcriptional regulator — MAHPFTPQICDMADSMGICLYQRFSQAEAALFLHCTIEALTELQKQHKIEYIQVNEDLTEFFGFQLLEYLAQQIQPCNEPPQLNTPDKIICVKEVQRLTDLSRTTIWRLERAGKFPARVPLTGSRIGWRHSDVQDWIKRKE; from the coding sequence ATGGCGCATCCGTTTACTCCACAAATATGTGATATGGCCGATAGCATGGGTATATGCCTTTATCAGCGTTTTTCTCAAGCTGAAGCCGCTCTTTTCTTGCATTGCACTATTGAAGCGCTCACAGAGTTACAGAAGCAGCATAAAATTGAGTATATCCAAGTTAACGAAGATCTTACTGAATTTTTCGGCTTTCAACTTTTGGAGTACTTAGCACAACAAATCCAACCCTGTAATGAACCACCACAACTAAACACACCTGATAAAATCATTTGCGTAAAGGAAGTGCAGCGCCTAACTGACCTCTCTCGTACAACCATTTGGCGACTAGAACGTGCAGGGAAGTTCCCCGCAAGGGTGCCGCTTACAGGTAGCCGTATTGGCTGGCGTCATAGTGATGTTCAAGATTGGATCAAAAGAAAGGAATAA
- a CDS encoding Arm DNA-binding domain-containing protein, with the protein MTVNITVQKIKSLIKNQAVGKYAVGNGLYFRVSAEGSVFFIVRYMSHGKRKEMTLGKYPDISLVEAKLKAAQIKVDLNNDGVDPLEERKRLDNETLKTVNDLAEDWLQECEKRLKSV; encoded by the coding sequence ATGACAGTAAATATCACAGTTCAAAAAATCAAAAGCCTTATTAAAAATCAAGCTGTTGGAAAATATGCAGTAGGGAATGGCCTATACTTTCGCGTCAGTGCTGAAGGGAGTGTTTTTTTCATTGTTCGTTATATGAGCCACGGTAAACGCAAAGAAATGACTTTAGGTAAATACCCAGACATTTCTTTAGTTGAAGCCAAACTCAAAGCCGCACAAATTAAAGTCGATCTTAATAATGATGGTGTTGACCCTTTAGAAGAACGAAAGCGCCTCGATAACGAAACTTTAAAAACCGTCAATGATCTTGCCGAAGACTGGCTGCAAGAATGCGAAAAGCGTTTGAAAAGCGTTTAA
- a CDS encoding J domain-containing protein, which produces MEQAEQDIKAQAEEEIKRASEELRRKQEAFQRQQSQQQSNNNSDQSQFDSTGLDPRKFEDACSILGVHAGNSLVEFKKAYRHLSNLFHPDKLDKFDGILKQQAKENAKLINIAWETIQKKLK; this is translated from the coding sequence ATAGAGCAAGCAGAGCAAGATATAAAAGCTCAAGCCGAAGAAGAAATAAAACGCGCCAGTGAAGAACTCAGACGCAAGCAAGAAGCCTTTCAGCGGCAACAAAGCCAACAACAATCGAACAACAACTCAGACCAGTCACAATTTGATTCTACGGGGTTAGATCCGCGCAAATTCGAGGACGCTTGCTCAATTCTTGGCGTTCATGCTGGCAACAGTCTAGTCGAGTTTAAAAAAGCTTATCGTCATTTATCAAACTTATTTCATCCCGACAAACTAGATAAGTTTGACGGGATTTTAAAACAACAGGCGAAAGAAAACGCCAAACTCATTAACATTGCATGGGAGACGATTCAGAAGAAGTTGAAGTAG
- a CDS encoding tyrosine-type recombinase/integrase: protein MRKAFEKRLKHPNIPRRIYTKDLAPYFGGLAIEKVNPRDIRGAIQRIAQSDRPSIANDALMYCKQLFRHAIKLDLRTSNPAEAFNVSDAGGVEQSRSRALSLEELEKVYQCLRENSDQFTRDNYLAFSLLLCLGVRKGELIAAKWAEFDLKEALWHIPQERSKTGRGITVPLSPIVIEWLKELQIRAFGSDYVFPNRRASKRFGHISPDTLNAAIQKLFRKDKMPVPHFTVHNLRRTCRSLLASNGVAGHIAERCLNHKLKGVEGIYDRYDYLDERREALEMIAKNIELLAV, encoded by the coding sequence ATGCGAAAAGCGTTTGAAAAGCGTTTAAAGCACCCAAATATCCCCAGACGTATTTATACCAAAGATCTCGCCCCTTATTTTGGTGGGTTAGCAATTGAAAAAGTAAACCCTAGAGATATTCGCGGCGCGATACAACGCATTGCACAAAGTGACCGCCCAAGCATTGCAAATGACGCGCTCATGTACTGCAAGCAGCTATTCAGACACGCAATTAAGCTAGATTTACGCACCTCAAACCCAGCTGAAGCATTTAACGTGTCAGATGCGGGCGGTGTAGAGCAAAGCCGTAGCCGCGCCCTATCACTTGAAGAACTAGAGAAAGTGTATCAATGCCTGCGGGAAAACTCTGACCAATTTACCCGCGACAACTATTTAGCCTTTTCGCTGCTGCTGTGTTTAGGTGTCAGAAAAGGCGAACTGATCGCCGCAAAGTGGGCTGAGTTTGATCTTAAAGAAGCGCTTTGGCATATCCCACAGGAGCGCAGCAAAACAGGCCGAGGCATCACCGTTCCATTAAGCCCCATCGTCATTGAATGGCTCAAAGAGTTGCAAATACGTGCGTTTGGCTCTGACTATGTTTTTCCAAACCGCAGAGCCAGCAAACGTTTTGGGCATATCAGCCCCGACACACTCAATGCCGCCATTCAAAAGCTATTCCGTAAGGACAAAATGCCCGTGCCCCACTTTACCGTTCACAACCTGCGCCGCACCTGTCGAAGCCTACTTGCAAGCAATGGTGTAGCTGGCCATATCGCCGAACGATGCTTAAATCATAAGCTGAAAGGGGTTGAAGGCATCTATGATAGATATGATTATTTGGATGAGCGAAGGGAAGCATTAGAAATGATTGCAAAAAATATAGAGCTTCTAGCAGTATAA
- a CDS encoding type II toxin-antitoxin system RelE/ParE family toxin: MVKVLLTRKAKTDLESIECFIAEDNPARARSFCEEFLHRAVENLATFPCSHPLYNKEKNIRRFVYRDYNLYYQYDTSKDSVYILHILHASVFQNMLLRNKR, from the coding sequence ATGGTAAAAGTACTATTAACCCGCAAAGCCAAAACCGACCTTGAATCGATCGAATGTTTTATAGCTGAAGACAACCCAGCCAGAGCCAGAAGTTTTTGTGAAGAGTTCTTGCACAGAGCAGTTGAAAACTTAGCTACATTCCCTTGCTCTCACCCGCTCTATAACAAAGAAAAGAATATCAGGCGCTTTGTTTACCGAGACTACAACTTGTACTATCAATACGATACATCAAAAGACAGTGTTTATATCCTACATATACTCCACGCCTCGGTATTTCAAAATATGCTGTTGCGTAATAAACGATGA
- a CDS encoding zinc ribbon-containing protein, translated as MSTTGEKPGTGTYTCKNCGEQVTLDDHDDRLPPCPRCHHTEYTP; from the coding sequence ATGTCTACAACTGGTGAAAAGCCCGGAACAGGTACTTACACCTGCAAAAACTGTGGTGAGCAAGTTACGTTGGATGATCACGACGATAGATTACCGCCTTGTCCACGATGTCATCATACTGAGTATACGCCATAG